One Vicia villosa cultivar HV-30 ecotype Madison, WI linkage group LG5, Vvil1.0, whole genome shotgun sequence genomic window, TTCGAGAAGGCCTCGGAGGGAAGACTCGCGAACATCTACGTCTTCACTAGTGGCAGCAAGGTGCATCATTATACGAGGGAACCCTAGCTCCTTCACAATGTTGCAGTCTGAACTGTTCTCTTGCAATAAGTAATGGATCAAGTTGAGAGCCTTCCTGAAAAATTTGTAAAACTACAAATGAGTTCTCCCCCAATATATTAAACCATTTATATAAACACTTAACATATAAGTGCTTATGTATGAACCATATATTAAAAGACAAAATAAGGCAAATTATATTCATATAAGTTAAAAATATCAACTATAATGAAAAACTTATCAGGAAGAAAACCTTAGTTACCTTTGAAATCTAACATTTTCAGAGTTCAGCGCATCTCTCAAGCCTGCATAACCATTTGCTAGACGAAATGCAGTGACGCCGGGCTTGTTGTGTCGAATTAGTGCTGTCATTCACCAAAGTTGAAATAAGTTAATATCATCCCAACTTGAAAAACcaaaatatcattaaaaaataaaatagtacatACAAGATATTGCGCCCAGTGCTTTAGCTCGAGAATTCACATCAGTATCTGAACTGAAATTTGACACAAGAGGTTCAAAGCCATTAGCTTCCATAACAAGTTGCTGACTTCGAGGATTATTTTGGACTATTGTGGTCACAACATCAGCTGCCTTGGCTCGAATATTGGCATGAGAGTTCTTGAGGTAACTAAGAAGAGGAACCAGGCCACCAATTGAGTGGAGATCTAGAAGAAAACACAAATCCATTAACCAACCAATTATCGACAGACACAGACACCAAGTCTGACACATAAAAAAATTGTACAGAATCAAGTTCAGAGCCATTCCAAATACTAACCATTGGCCATATCAATCGATTCAACATGATCTTGCAACTCATCCAACATAGCTGTAGAAAAATTCATGTCAAAAAACAACCCTGAGTTAGTATAGGATTCAATAAAAAAATACCCATTTAAATAAAATGCACTTTATTTTCTGTTAGTTTGGCATTTCGGTTATATTAGATACTGTACCTTCAATATCTTCAGGGGTAACCCCTT contains:
- the LOC131601433 gene encoding hsp70 nucleotide exchange factor fes1-like, which gives rise to MAKEGPNWDGLLKWSIANSDGTRPNRELSEEDRKWFMEAMQAQTVDVVKRMKEITLVMKTPEQELENQGVTPEDIEAMLDELQDHVESIDMANDLHSIGGLVPLLSYLKNSHANIRAKAADVVTTIVQNNPRSQQLVMEANGFEPLVSNFSSDTDVNSRAKALGAISSLIRHNKPGVTAFRLANGYAGLRDALNSENVRFQRKALNLIHYLLQENSSDCNIVKELGFPRIMMHLAATSEDVDVRESSLRGLLELARDSKDGSYISSEEDNEKMKQLLQERINGISLMSSEDLEAVREERLLVDSLWSTCFDEPSALREKGLLVLPGEDVPPPDVASKHFEPPLRASAGNPNSKKDSNNEKKKAPLLLGP